In Juglans microcarpa x Juglans regia isolate MS1-56 chromosome 7D, Jm3101_v1.0, whole genome shotgun sequence, the following are encoded in one genomic region:
- the LOC121239639 gene encoding dystrophia myotonica WD repeat-containing protein-like, translating to MMMHNGNNGYGNGVMASASTTTSTAMTSSPSATNAQSQALKTYFKTPEGRYKLHYEKTHPPGLLPYSHGKSISQITLAHVKEKPAQAGAAPSSSASTSSGVRYAAARLLGVGGGNGGRPPSFVGGNGASKAANVTSRSSSLAGSNGSHSMLLSNYDGKGTYLIFNVGDTLFFSDLNSPDKDPIKSIHFSNSNPICHAFDPEAKDGHDLLIGLYSGDVYSTSLRQQLQDVGKKLVGAQHYNKEGSVSNSRCTSVAWVPKGDGAFVVAHADGSLYVYEKGKDGTVDSSFPVIKDQTQFSVVHAKSSKSNPISRWHICQGSINSIAFSADGAYLATVGRDGYLRVFDYSKEQLICGGKSYYGALLCIAWSFDGKYILTGGEDDLVTVWSMEDRKVVAWGEGHNSWVSGVAFDSYWSSPTSDGSEENVMYRFGSVGQDTQLLLWDLSMDEIIVPLRRCPPGGSPTFSTGSQSSHWDSACPVGTLQPAAPSMRDVPKLSPLIAHRVHLEPLSGLIFTDESVLTACREGQVKIWMRPGNLESQSNNSQVLVGSGPKEQPPLPGKTSAASYKSVHR from the exons ATGATGATGCACAACGGAAACAACGGCTACGGAAACGGGGTGATGGCGTCGGCATCGACGACGACGTCCACGGCCATGACGTCGTCTCCATCGGCGACAAATGCGCAATCTCAGGCGCTGAAGACGTACTTCAAGACTCCAGAGGGACGGTACAAGCTCCATTACGAGAAGACTCACCCCCCTGGTCTCCTCCCTTATTCACACGGCAAATCCATTTCTCAG ATAACTCTAGCGCACGTCAAGGAAAAGCCTGCACAGGCTGGGGCCGCACCAAGCTCGAGTGCAAGTACAAGCAGCGGAGTGAGATATGCTGCTGCAAGGCTCTTAGGGGTCGGGGGTGGAAATGGTGGCCGCCCGCCTAGTTTTGTAGGAGGGAATGGCGCAAGTAAAGCTGCTAATGTAACGAGTAGAAGTAGTTCATTGGCAGGGTCGAATGGTAGTCATTCTATGCTTCTTTCAAATTACGATGGTAAAGGAACCTATTTGATATTCAATGTTGGGGATACCTTGTTTTTCAGCGACCTCAATTCGCCAGATAAG gatCCTATAAAATCGATACATTTTAGCAATTCAAACCCTATCTGCCATGCATTTGATCCTGAAGCCAAGGATGGACATGACTTGCTTATAGGATTGTACTCTGGAGAtg TCTACTCAACGTCTTTGAGACAACAATTACAAGATGTTGGAAAGAAGCTTGTTGGGGCACAACATTATAACAAAGAAGGTTCAGTCAGTAACAG TCGATGCACCAGTGTTGCATGGGTTCCAAAGGGTGATGGTGCTTTTGTTGTTGCTCATGCTGATGGAAGCCTGTATGTGTACGAAAAG GGCAAGGATGGTACTGTTGATTCATCCTTTCCTGTTATAAAGGATCAAACCCAGTTTTCTGTTGTGCATGCAAAGTCCAGTAAG agTAATCCAATTTCTAGATGGCATATCTGCCAAGGTTCAATAAACAGCATTGCCTTTTCTGCTGATGGTGCATATTTGGCGACGGTTGGTCGAGATG GATATCTACGGGTATTTGACTACTCAAAAGAACAACTCATATGTGGTGGAAAAAGTTATTATGGTGCACTTCTATGTATTGCCTGGAG TTTCGATGGAAAATACATTCTGACTGGTGGGGAAGACGATCTAGTTACAGTATGGAGTATGGAAGATCGGAAGGTTGTAGCATGGGGAGAGGGGCACAACTCATGG GTCAGTGGTGTGGCTTTTGACTCGTATTGGTCATCACCAACTTCAGATGGTTCTGAAGAAAATGTCATGTACCGGTTTGGTTCTGTTGGTCAG GATACACAATTGCTTTTGTGGGATTTGTCAATGGATGAGATCATAGTGCCACTTCGCCGGTGTCCGCCTGGTGGGTCCCCCACGTTCAGCACTGGAAGCCAATCATCTCATTGGGATAGTGCTTGCCCAGTGGGCACTCTCCAACCAGCTGCTCCAAGCATGCGAGATGTTCCAAAGCTGTCCCCATTAATTGCCCATCGAGTCCATCTGGAACCCTTATCAGGTTTAATTTTTACCGACGAATCCGTTCTCACTGCCTGCCGGGAAGGGCAGGTGAAGATTTGGATGAGACCAGGAAATTTGGAAAGCCAATCAAACAACTCACAAGTCCTTGTAGGTAGTGGTCCAAAAGAGCAACCGCCATTGCCAGGCAAAACAAGTGCCGCTAGTTATAAATCTGTACATCGATAA
- the LOC121239911 gene encoding DNA polymerase epsilon subunit C, translated as MASSKQSAAEKKTKTTKPTKSPKKQNGIVTTKRNPEKNNKTANGTVSHSNGFVSIPSSSVESQEDGEQGRSRSAGTSKRARVTKPTKGKRKQREEEVNDVVDQREEEEEEVGEKQDVKTHRFPMHRIKTIIRSENSDLRVTQEALFVVNKATEKFLEQFTKDAYSCCVGDRKKSLAYKHLSSVICKTRRYDFLSDFVPEKIKAENALAERKLNETEVG; from the exons ATGGCTTCCTCCAAACAATCCGCAGCCGAGAAAAAGACCAAAACAACCAAACCTACGAAATCACCTAAGAAGCAAAATGGTATTGTTACCACGAAAAGGAACCCGGAAAAGAATAATAAGACCGCCAACGGCACCGTCAGCCATTCCAACGGCTTCGTGTCAATCCCATCTTCAAGCGTCGAGTCCCAGGAAGACGGAGAACAAGGACGGAGCAGAAGTGCCGGCACGAGTAAGAGAGCCCGTGTCACCAAACCCACGAAAGGCAAACGAAAACAGCGAGAGGAAGAGGTCAACGACGTCGTTGATCaacgagaagaggaagaagaagaagttggagAGAAACAGGACGTGAAGACGCATAGGTTTCCGATGCATCGTATCAAGACGATTATCCGAAGTGAGAACTCCGATTTACGCGTTACGCAGGAGGCCCTTTTTGTCGTCAACAAAGCTACG GAGAAGTTCCTTGAACAATTTACGAAAGATGCGTATTCGTGTTGTGTTGGGGACCGTAAAAAATCGCTCGCTTACAAGCACCTAT CATCGGTCATTTGTAAAACGAGGAGATATGACTTTCTTTCAG ATTTTGTCCCTGAGAAGATAAAAGCTGAAAATGCCTTGGCAGAGAGAAAATTAAATGAGACAGAAGTGGGCTAG